One Setaria viridis chromosome 5, Setaria_viridis_v4.0, whole genome shotgun sequence genomic region harbors:
- the LOC117859139 gene encoding ruvB-like protein 1 codes for MRIEEVQSTSKKQRIAIHTHIKGLGLDANGAALPLGSGFVGQAGAREGSGLIVDMIRQKRMAGRAVLFAGPPATGKTALALGISQELGSKVPFCPMVGSEVYSSEVKKTEVLMEHFRRAIGLRIKENKEVYEGEVTELSPEESESTTGGYAKSISHVIIGLKTVKGTKQLKLDPSIYDALIKEKVAVGDVIYIEANSGAVKRVGRCDSFATEYDLEAEEYVPIPKGEVHKKKEIVQDVTLHDLDAANAQPQGGQDILSLMGQMMKPRKTEITDKLRQEINKVVNRYIDEGIAELVPGVLFIDEVHMLDIECFSYLNRALESPLSPIVILATNRGICNVRGTDMTSPHGIPVDLLDRLVIIRTETYGPTEMIQILAIRAQVEEIDIDEESLAYLGEIGQQTSLRHAIQLLSPASVIAKTNGREKICKADLEEVSGLYLDAKSSARLLQEQQERYIT; via the exons ATGAGGATCGAGGAGGTGCAGTCGACGTCGAAGAAGCAGCGCATCGCCATCCACACCCACATCAAGGGCCTCGGCCTCGAC GCCAATGGAGCGGCGCTTCCGTTGGGGAGTGGATTCGTGGGGCAGGCGGGGGCGCGGGAGGGGTCCGGGCTGATAGTCGACATGATTCGCCAGAAGAGGATGGCCGGCCGCGCGGTTCTCTTTGCGGGTCCTCCCGCCACGGGAAAGACGGCGCTCGCGCTCGGCATCTCCCAGGAGCTCGGAAGCAAG GTCCCTTTCTGTCCTATGGTGGGATCGGAAGTGTACTCCTCAGAGGTCAAGAAAACTGAGGTGCTGATGGAACATTTTCGTAGAGCTATAGGCTTGCGTATAAAGGAAAACAAAGAGGTTTATGAAGGAGAG GTTACTGAACTTTCCCCGGAAGAGTCCGAGAGTACAACAGGTGGATATGCGAAAAGCATTAGCCATGTAATCATAGGTCTAAAGACTGTTAAGGGGACTAAGCAACTGAAGTTAGATCCTTCAATTTATGACGCTTTAATCAAGGAAAAG GTGGCAGTGGGTGATGTTATATACATTGAAGCAAATAGTGGTGCAGTGAAAAGAGTTGGTAGATGCGATTCTTTTGCTACAGAATATGACCTTGAAGCTGAGGAGTATGTTCCAATCCCCAAAGGTGAAGTccataagaaaaaggaaatagtaCAG GATGTCACACTTCATGACCTTGATGCGGCAAATGCCCAGCCACAAGGAGGCCAAGACATTTTATCACTTATGGGTCAAATGATGAAGCCGCGAAAGACTGAAATCACTGACAAGCTACGCCAAGAAATTAATAag GTTGTAAACAGATATATCGATGAAGGAATTGCAGAGCTTGTACCTGGTGTTCTGTTCATTGATGAG GTCCACATGTTGGACATCGAATGCTTTTCTTATCTTAATCGTGCACTGGAGAGCCCATTGTCACCGATTGTGATACTTGCTACGAACAGGGGAATATGTAACGTAAG AGGTACTGATATGACAAGTCCACATGGTATACCAGTCGACCTTCTAGATAGGTTGGTGATTATTCGAACAGAAACATACGGCCCTACTGAGATGATCCAG ATATTAGCTATCCGGGCACAAGTGGAAGAGATTGATATTGATGAAGAAAGTCTTGCTTATTTAGGAGAGATTGGACAACAGACTTCTTTGAG ACATGCAATCCAGCTGCTATCACCTGCCAGTGTGATTGCAAAGACTAATGGAAGAGAGAAGATCTGCAAG GCTGATCTTGAGGAAGTTAGCGGACTCTATTTGGATGCCAAATCGTCAGCACGTCTGCTCCAGGAGCAACAAGAAAGATACATCACCTAG